The following is a genomic window from Bacillus sp. FJAT-52991.
TATAAAATGAAGAACAGGCAAGATGCATGGTCTGAAGAAAATGATCTATTGCTCGCAGAAACGGTGTTACGTCATGTCCGTGAAGGAAGTACACAGCTGAATGCTTTTGAAGAAGTAGGTGACCAATTAAACCGAACTTCAGCTGCTTGTGGGTTCCGGTGGAATGCTGTCGTCCGTCATCAATATGAAAAGGCACTGGACCTTGCGAAAAAACAGCGAAAGCAGCGAAATCGTCTGCTCGGTAAAGAACAAGGTGGAAAGAAAAAGCTACTATACCAACCACCGACGCCATCATTAGAAGAAGTCGAAGCGATGTCTACACCGCTCGGCAATGATGTAGAAATGGCATTGGATCTGCCTCCTGTTTCAGTTTCAGCTACTCCGCATCCAACGGGTGAGATCACCATGGAGAAAGTGATTGCCTTTTTGCAAACTGTTTCAGGACATTCCTATCAAACAGATCGATTGAAACAAGAGAATGCAAGATTAAAACATGAACTTACGGAAGCTGAGAAAGAAAGAAAGCATTTAGAAGAGCGCGTTGCCGAGCTAGAGCAAAACTCGGAAACAATGCAAGAAGACTATGAAACATTAATGAAAATCATGAACCGAGCACGAAAGCTCATTCTTTTCGATGAGGAAGATCAAGGAGCCACCTCTTTTAAAATGGATCGCAATGGCAATCTAGAAAAGATGGCAGAATAAGATTAGAAAGGGCTGATTTGTACAGTCAGCCCCCTTAGTCCTCACTCAAATAATACTTTTTCATTCCGCTCCATCACTCGCTGTAAATATCCTTGATACAGGTCGATTTCTTCTCCTTCTAAGGAGCTTGTCAATAATCGATCACTATACTTGCTCAATGCCGTTAAAAAACGAAGCATCACGTCTGAAACGGTTAGCTCCTCACCAAA
Proteins encoded in this region:
- a CDS encoding RsfA family transcriptional regulator, with translation MKNRQDAWSEENDLLLAETVLRHVREGSTQLNAFEEVGDQLNRTSAACGFRWNAVVRHQYEKALDLAKKQRKQRNRLLGKEQGGKKKLLYQPPTPSLEEVEAMSTPLGNDVEMALDLPPVSVSATPHPTGEITMEKVIAFLQTVSGHSYQTDRLKQENARLKHELTEAEKERKHLEERVAELEQNSETMQEDYETLMKIMNRARKLILFDEEDQGATSFKMDRNGNLEKMAE